A stretch of DNA from Trichoplusia ni isolate ovarian cell line Hi5 chromosome 9, tn1, whole genome shotgun sequence:
caacgttattttatttttgaattgaaatagGAGAGTTTATGCAGATTgactgatattaaaaaaaaatatagaagtaTGTTTCATAGACTGCTAATCAAGACCTGTTTAAGTTTGCATCCATTTTTAACGTTGTTTAATCATTTAGCAGTTgatgagaaaatattattttgtaaattaaggTTCTGAAATAGGTTTTTTCATTAAAGAAGATGAGGATAATATTTTGAGATCATAAATGtcttaatattaagtaaatatcttttaatacGTTCTGTTTAACCTTCAGTCCGTGTCTGTTTGATTACGTAGGAGAGGTCCAAAGATAATTTTTGCTTATGcaaaatttaagtttataagTTAGTGAAAGAGAAATTGTAACCAGTTTTATGCTTGTAAAtaaacttgttaattttataagtttaataaataagttacattttatattttcattttatttgtcttcAAGAAACCTACCGTCTGATAGTAGATTGTAATTTAACCATACGAAAGGTAGGTAGATAAGGTAGATAAAAAGAATTGAATGACtcgtaatcaaaacaaaaaatatcagactattttttttttttgtaatatgataACTTGTTAAGTTACTCaatgacttttttattatattagaaataGCGTTTGACTACACATTTTAAACctacatattttactttttactaatattttttatttttgaaccgTGGCCTGTATCAAGATTTTTGTGCTATCGTGGCTATCCAATTTACTTAAATAGTTGATATAAATAGTGCTGTTAGTCCGTCTGCCCTTCTGATTGTTCTCATGAACTCTGATAGTTAGACAGTGGCACTaatgatgtaattttaattccgctataataaaaattaaaacgcaTGTAAAGCAACATTTTCTACACAAAATCCAtgggtatttgtttttttcagcGTATTACAACGGAACCCTTAGTGTTACAAGTCTAACTCTCTATTAAGCGGATTTCTAAACTTTTAAAGTAGGAGAAGAATATTAGTGTAAGCAGGACACCGCTCTACCGTATAATGCTACTTGGTCTCACCTCGGGTAATACactataaaaggtttttttataatggctCTTTATTAccaattattattagttaatgGTTCAGCGTACGAAAGCCTAAACGTCAGGTCGAGAAATTAATCTACTTAATCGTTTGTGTACATTGTTGGGCAAACTACTTTGTTGATAAAACGTAATATCACTAAGGTGCTATACAAACATTGACCATCACGCTTACTATTAGCCAGTACGTTACAAACCACACGTAAAACTGGTAATTAGCTTCATGACCAAGCTGTTGCGAGTATACTTTCTAAAATgcctgattattttaaaatggtgaATGGAACAAGTGTAAATGTGTCAGAAGACGGGCATGGATTCACCAAAATTGCGTACTTTGAGGAACCGTATTACTTATTGGTGATATACTGTGTAGCGTTGTCCTTGATCTTCGTCGCCAGCCTCGTCGGCAATGTCCTCACATGCATCGTCATCTACTACGACAGGACCATGCACACCGCCACCAACTACTACCTATTTAACTTGGCGGTGTCAGACCTCTTGGTAACGTTTCCCATTTTAATATTCATCTACCAAATTCTGAGTGGATCTGCGCTACTAGAGTTCGAGTATGGAAAGATGACTTGCAAATTTATAATATGCGTTCATTTTATGGTCGTTACCATCCTTTGGAATAACGGAATTCTAGTGATGACTGTCCTATCCATAGAACGATACATAGCTATATGCTATCCCATGATGTTGAAAGGCACTCCTGTTTGGCGAAGAGTGGgaaaaataattgcaattatCTGGGTGATAGCTTTGTTGGAGGCTTTGGTGGAGGCATTTTATACGATGGACGTCTACGATACTGGGAACAACTTGATTTGTTTCTTAATACCGAACGCATTATCTAAACTTCTGACGGCGATTATGGCAGTGGTTACATTCATCGTGCCGCTGGGTATAATGACGTTTGTCTACACCATGATAGCTTTCAAAGTTAACAATAACAACCCcaaatatcattttaaagaCACGGTACTGAACAATGGGAGCAACAGGAACAAGGTTAATAAACTGATCAGTAAGtgagtttttctatttttgatctTGGTTTTTCAGATTATGTGTGTTTTTAATACGAGTTTTTCTTGTTTAGTAGCTCTGACAGTGTCGTTTGTAATCTGCTGGCTTCCGTACTTCCTCATCCGAGTGATACTCGTGGTCGTCGATACAGATAACTTCTCAAGAACTGATCAGGTGAGATGTGTTTTTTATTCAGAATCATGTATGAACCCAGAATCTTTCTTTGTTGCATTTGCAATATTGCATTATTGATTCGTTTTAGCTTAAAACTGGTACAAACGTCAACTACAACTACCCATTACTGGAGCACCCAAAACACGactgatttttaatttatatcttttcTATTATCccttatatttatatattatttactaattatgtGTAGAGATGGTTTAAGCTTCAATCAAACTATGTAGGTAAGTGGTCCTTTTACACAGCACTTAGTTCACTCTAGTTACAGCTATTATATTGAGGGGTAAACTATATTGTATCATTGTTTTAGTACTGGAGTCCAGCTCATAAGATCGCGATGTTCAACTGCTGGTTCGCTGCGGCCCTCAATCCATTGCTGTTCAGTCTCATGTCCACTAAGTTTCGGAAAGCGCTTAAGGTGAGAGTTTGACGTCTTTTTGTCGTTGATTAAcatctaatagaaaaaaatgatattattatataattttattaaaattataattattatattaaccgCGCTTAAAGTAGCtgcaaaaataacttaagatttttgaggtttaaactttattataactCTATATGAAATAGGTACCAAGATTGTCCGTGTTCTGTattcatatttgaaatattcataTAGATCCCAGAATcagttttatgtaatatttattttataaaaggcatgcacacaaaatattgaattctaTTCAAAGTCCTACTAAAATTTGTGTTCTTCGTTAAATACTTACCTCTTTATAAACCTTACTTCTGAATTTCCAATGATCTTTTCAGAAACTCTGGGAGAGGCGAGTGAAGAAAAGAAATGTTCTTACTGAAAAGTCGTTTTCGAATACTCTGCAAACGAGCCGTATCACAAAAATGGGtatctaaatattaaacaaacacgGAATCTCAAACAAACGTGACGCCGTAGATATAATGTGTGTAGTGTACGTAATCTGTGTGTTGTGTCTGAaggaattcattaaaaatatgagaTTAAGttacttctatacttaatacTTATTGGTTTACTTAGCTAATTCCTTTTACGATAATTCGGGTTCCTTCAACAACTGTTTCAATATGGTCCAATAGGATATCGACGAACGAGAACACACCTGGTCCACAACTGCCTTTTATCTATTGCTATTAATAGTGTGACCTTGAAGACGTAAAAGCTGCGCACCATAAATGGGAAATGAAAGGTCTGTCTTCAGATGATG
This window harbors:
- the LOC113497781 gene encoding neuromedin-U receptor 1-like isoform X1; the protein is MPDYFKMVNGTSVNVSEDGHGFTKIAYFEEPYYLLVIYCVALSLIFVASLVGNVLTCIVIYYDRTMHTATNYYLFNLAVSDLLVTFPILIFIYQILSGSALLEFEYGKMTCKFIICVHFMVVTILWNNGILVMTVLSIERYIAICYPMMLKGTPVWRRVGKIIAIIWVIALLEALVEAFYTMDVYDTGNNLICFLIPNALSKLLTAIMAVVTFIVPLGIMTFVYTMIAFKVNNNNPKYHFKDTVLNNGSNRNKVNKLIIALTVSFVICWLPYFLIRVILVVVDTDNFSRTDQYWSPAHKIAMFNCWFAAALNPLLFSLMSTKFRKALKKLWERRVKKRNVLTEKSFSNTLQTSRITKMGI
- the LOC113497781 gene encoding neuropeptides capa receptor-like isoform X2, coding for MPDYFKMVNGTSVNVSEDGHGFTKIAYFEEPYYLLVIYCVALSLIFVASLVGNVLTCIVIYYDRTMHTATNYYLFNLAVSDLLVTFPILIFIYQILSGSALLEFEYGKMTCKFIICVHFMVVTILWNNGILVMTVLSIERYIAICYPMMLKGTPVWRRVGKIIAIIWVIALLEALVEAFYTMDVYDTGNNLICFLIPNALSKLLTAIMAVVTFIVPLGIMTFVYTMIAFKVNNNNPKYHFKDTVLNNGSNRNKVNKLITLTVSFVICWLPYFLIRVILVVVDTDNFSRTDQYWSPAHKIAMFNCWFAAALNPLLFSLMSTKFRKALKKLWERRVKKRNVLTEKSFSNTLQTSRITKMGI